CCTTGATCAGTATCTCTACAACAATCCGAACGGGACAGGCCCCATTGATCCGACCCAGCCCGTAGACCACAGTGATCAGCGTACCAATCTCAGCTTCCTCCTCAGTCAAGGCTTCCAATACCTCATTACGGACGACCCAACCACCGCGAGCAATCTACTGCAACAACAGAATAAGCGGAACCTTTGCTATATGCAGCTGCCGCAAGGGCAGTGGGCGAACTGCACCCAGGCTCAAGCCTCTGCCCCCGCCCCCGCTTGTCAGGCAGGTAATCCCGCTTGCCTCAGTGCCGGCACGATCGGTACCCCACCAACAGCGCCTGGCTCATTGGCACCGCATCCCCGGCAACCAATTTTAATCTCACTCAGTGGGAGTTGCAATTACCTACGGGTACTCCGGGAAACCCTACGACTATCAGCAGTTCCCAACTCCAAGGGGGATTCCAGGACCAATATTTTTTCACGAACAGTTCCGATGGCTCTTTGGGGATGAAGGATCCGGGAATCAACTGCGTCACAACGCCTAATTCGGCACACTGCCGAACCGAATTACGCGAAATGAATGCAGACGGTTCTGCAGCGAGTTGGTTTCCGAGTGGGACCAATAAGTTGGACGCAACGCTCAAGGTGGAAGATCCAGGTGGTAGTGTCGTCATCGGTCAGGTGCATCTTGCCGGGGAGAAGCCCCTTGCCGAGTTGTACTATGATTCGGCTGGAAATATCGAGATAGGAGTGGAGCAAACAACGGCTGGAGGAAATCAGCTACGAACGTTCCTCGGTCAAGTTCCTGTCGGCACCCTTTTCAGTTATGAGATCAACTATTCCAATAATCAGCTTTCAGTAAGCATCAATGGGGGGACGCCTTTTGTCTTAAACACGTTCGGTGTTGGCGGCCTAGCCTCATATTTCAAGGCAGGAGCTTACGGCCAAACAACGGCTCCTTCCGATGTGCACTTTTTCAAACTGCAAATCACTCATGCGGGAACGATCAACACCAATGGCTGGTACAAGGTTGTCAATGTCAACAGTGGTCTCTGTGCAGATGTATTTGCATTTGGAACGGCCCTGGGGACCAGTCTGGACCAATGGCAATGCGGAAATGGCCAGGCCAATCAGCAGTGGCAGTTGACGCCGGTCGGCAATGGGATCTACCAGGTCAGCAGCCGCTTCGTGGCGATGTCGTGGAACGTCACCGGCGGCGTTGGAGCCACCGGCAACCAGGTCCCGATCCAGCTCTGGAGTTATGGCGGGGCTAGCAACGAGCAATGGCAAGCGGTGCTTCTGGGAGCCGACAGCAACTGGAACGGAATCTATAAATTCATCGCCCAAAACAGCGGCCTCTGCTTGGACGTGCCCAGCGCCTCCAAGTCGGACGGGCAGCAACTGGACCAGTTCTCCTGCAACGGCACGAATGCGCAAGCCTTTACGCTCGTGCCGGTCACGCCTGCGCTGGGCAATCCGGTTGCGCCCACAGCTGCTGCGCCTCCTCCTGCTCCAACCCCCAATCCGAACGCGTGGTACAACGTGGTGAATGTCAACAGTGGCCTTTGCGTGGATGATCTGAATTTTGGAACCGCGCTCGGCTCAGTGGTGGATCAATGGAGCTGCGGAAACGGCCAAGCCAATCAGCAGTGGCAATTGACGCCGACCGGAAACGGCTCCTACCAGGTTAGCAGCCGCCTCGTGGCCATGTCGTGGAATATCACCGGAGGAACAGGAGCGACTGGCAATACGACGCCGATCCAACTCTGGAGTTTCGGAGGAGCCAGCAACGAGCAATGGAAGGCTGCCTATCTGTCGACCGACAGCAATGGCAACAATGTGTACCAATTCATTGCTGAGAATGACGGGCTGTGTCTGGATGTGCCTGGAGCTTCCACATCGAACGGGCAACAATTGGACCAGTTCTCGTGCAACGGTACCAATGCGCAAGCCTTTACTCTCGTGCAGGTCAATCCTGCGCCGGGCAATCCGGTTGCGCCCACTGCTGCTGCGCCTCCTCCTCCTCCAACGCCCAATCCGAACGCGTGGTACAACGTGGTGAACGTCAACGACGGCTCCTGTGTTGATGTGTTTGACTGGGGAACTGCGCTGGGCACGCGTCTGGACCAATGGACCTGTGGAAACGACCAAGCCAATCAGCAGTGGCAGTTGACGCCGGTCGGCAATGGTGTCTATCAGGTCCACAGTCGCTTTGTGACCATGTCATGGAACGTGACCGGAGGTACTGGAGCGACCGGTAACCAGACGCCGATCCAACTCTGGAGTTACGGAGGGAACAGCAACGAACAGTGGCAGGCCATATTTCTACGCACCGATAGCGATGGCAACAACGTATTCAAGCTGATCGCTCAGAACAGCGGGCTGTGTTTGGATGTGCCCGGAGCTTCCAATGCGAACGGGCTGCAACTGGACCAGTTCTCCTGCAACGGCTCCAATGCGCAAGCCTTTACGCTCGTGCCGGTCACGCCTTCGCTGGGCAATCCGGTTGCGCCCACGGCTGCTGCGCCTCCTCCTGCCCCAACCCCCGATCCGAACGCGTGGTACAACGTGGTGAATGTCAACAGTGGCCTTTGCGTGGATGATCTGAATTTTGGAACCGCGCTCGGCTCAGTGGTGGATCAATGGAGTTGTGGAAACGGCCAAGCCAATCAGCAGTGGCAATTGACGCCGACCGGAAACGGTTCCTACCAGGTCAGCAGCCGCTTCGTGGCCATGTCCTGGGACGTCACCGGAGGTACTGGAGCGACCGGCAACCAGACGCCGATCCAGCTCTGGAGTTACGGAGGGCGCAGTAACGAACAGTGGCAGGCCGTGTATCTACGGACCGATGGCAATGGCAACAACGTATACAATCTGATCGCTCAGAACAGCGGGCTGTGTTTGGATGTGCCCGGAGCCTCCAATGCGAACGGGCAACAACTGGACCAGTTCTCGTGCAACGGTACCAATGCGCAAGCCTTTACGCTCGTGCAGGTCAATCCTGCGCCGGGCAATCCGGTTGCGCCCACGGCTCCTGCTCCTCCTCCTCCTCCAACGCCCAATCCGAACGCGTGGTACAACGTGGTGAACGTCAACGACGGCTCCTGTGTTGACGTGTTTGACTGGGGAACTGCGCTGGGCACGCGTCTGGACCAATGGACCTGTGGAAACGACCAAGCCAATCAGCAGTGGCAGCTTACCTCCGTCGGCAATGGTGTCTATCAGGTCCACAGTCGCTTTGTGGCCATGTCATGGAACGTGACCGGAGGTACTGGAGCGACCGGCAACCAGACGCCGATCCAACTCTGGAGTTACGGAGGGGACAGCAACGAACAGTGGAAGGCCGTGTATCTGTGGACCGATGGCAATGGCAACAACGTGTACCGGTTCGTCGCTCAGAATGATGGACTCTGTCTGGATGTGCCCGGAGCTTCCAATGCGAACGGGCTGCAACTGGACCAGTTCTCCTGCAACGGCACCAATGCGCAAGCCTTTACACTCGTGCAGGTCAATCCTGCGCCGGGCAATCCGGTTGCGCCCACAGCTGCTGCGCCTCCTCCAACGTCGTCTCCCACTCCGCCGCCCAGCAGCCCGCCGCCCAGCGGTCCGCAGAAGCTGCCGGCTAACTCCCCGATTGGTCCTGGGGCGTGGGCCATTCAGAACGTAAATAGCGGACTTTGCCTCGACGTCTTCGGTGGACAGCAGACAGCTGGCGCCGCTCTCGATCAGTGGCCATGCGGAGTCGGGCCGTCTCAGCAATGGTGGTTTTCGCCCGCGAGCTTCTTTGGAATTTCCTACAACATTGAGGACGGCTATGGAACCATCATAGATGTAGCTGGTGGTCCCAGCGTAACCTGGAACCAGGCTGGGATCGATCTTTGGACCATGAACGATCAAACCAACGATCAATGGGTAGCGGTTCGCCTGCCCTCGGGAGCCTACAACTTTGTCTCTGTCAGCAGCGGAAAGTGCCTGGATGTCCCGTTCTCTTCGACCAGTCAAGGTCTGCGATTGGATCAGTACGATTGCAATGGGACCAACGCTCAAGCGTTCTGGGTATATCCCGCGCCTACGTCCAGTGCAGGTGGCAGTTCCGGCGGTGGCAGTTCCGGCGGCAATGGTCCGGGCGGTGGCTGCTCCATTGGGCCACTTGGGACCGCCTGTAGGCAGCCTGACTAAACGGTGAGTGCTGTTATATTCTGATCGCCGGTCGAGGAGCGCAAGACCTCCTCGACCGGCTTTTTCTTTGTGCTCGGTCCGGCCAATCAACAATGGCAGCTGACGCCTACGGACGCCGGGTTCTATCCGGTCAACAGGGCTCTGTTGCATTAACTCCGTTGGACGCATTGTGGCTACGTCGCCGTTTGATCACCGCCCCACCAGTTTCGCCCCGAGATCGATCTGCTTGGCCGGCACCGCTCGGCCAACGGGTGCAACCGCTCATGCGCCGCATGAACGCGGCATTGTCGCGCGCGCCCTTCGCCATTTGTGTTCTTGGCCCATGCCCCGGCCCTGTCGTGGGCCTCAGCCACAAACGCCGTGACGTCGGCGGTCGCTGGGGCATGCGCCGAGGTCAGCTCCTTCCAGCTCTCGGCAAGTGGGTTGGGGTCGCGCCGGTCTGGTGGTTTCGACCCTGGCGACCCGAGCTTTTCCTTGCCGGATGCGAGTTTCTCGTCACTAATCCTGGAACATATGGAGTCGAGCAGACTGATCAGAGAAAATCTGAATCTTTTTCTGGATAATATAATCCAAAATGTTAAGTTGCACTCAAAACGGAGAATGGACATGACGGAAAAGTACGGTCGATCATTTACAGGCAAGGTCGCTCTCGTGGCAGGTGGCTCGCGAGGAATTGGCGAAGGAATCGTAAGGCGGCTTGCATCAGACGGCGCAGCAGTCGCATTTACCTATTCCAACTCGGAAGAAAAAGCGAAGCGGCTCACAAGCGAAATCGAAGCTGCGGGAGGCAAGGCACTCCCGATCAAAGCGGATAGCGCCTCTGCCGACGACATTCGTGCGGCAGTCGATCAAGTCGTAAAAGAGTTGGGCGAACTGGATATTTTCGTCAACAATGCCGGAATCTTGATTCGGGGAACCGTCGGCACCTACAGCCTCGAAGACCTCGATCGCATGTTGGACATTAACGTCCGAGCTGCATTTATCGGCATACAAGAGGCCTCGGAGCATATGAAAAACGGAGGACGGATCATCCTGATCGGCAGTAACACTGCCGTTCGCACAGCCTTTCCTGGGGCAAGCGTTTACAGCATGACCAAAGCTGCCCTCGTCGGATTGGTACGAGGAGCTGCCATCGACCTCGCACCTCGGGCAATTACCGTCAACAATGTCCAGCCTGGTCCGACTGCAACTGACATGAGTGCGCCACATGCCGAGGCGGTGAAGACCCTGGTTCCGCTTGGGCGAATGGCAGATGTGTCAGAAATTGCCGGTTTTGTCTCGTATCTCGCCTCCGATGAGGCCGGGTTCATCACAGGGTCGAGCCTCACAATCGACGGCGGATACATCGCATAATTGAAAACGAGGAGAGAAGGATATGGCCCGACCAAAGGAATTTGATCAAGAGAAAGCTCTTCATCGTGCCATATCCGTTTTCTCTCAAAAGGGCTTTGCTGCCACATCAACGGAAGACCTGATGCAAGCGATGGATGTTGGGAGACAAAGCATGTATGACACTTTCGGGGACAAACGTGCCCTCTTTCTAAAGGCTCTCGAAGTCTATGTCGCGGAGAGCGTTCGCGCGATCAATTTGGAACTCCAGAGCCCAGGGTCACCCCTTGCTGCTGTCCGGAGAGCACTTATCCAGTTTGCGGAGCGCAAAGATCTTTCCAGTACAGATGGTTGCATGGGAATCAATGCCGTCTGTGAGTTCGGGATGCGAGATGAAGAGGTGACGCAAATTACCCGCAGTGCAGGGAGGCTACAACGCCAAACACTCATGGATACGTTGAGACGAGCTCAACTGGAAGGCGAACTAGATGCTCCTACAGACATTGAGAGTCTCGCCGATTTCTTTGACAGCACGCTGGCAGGAATGAGGATCGCGGCGAAAGCAGGAAAGACTCGGCCAGCCCTAAAACGAATCGCTGTAGTTGCGTCAATAGTATTTGCCGGTACTAAATTATCGATCCTGTAAAAGTTGGCTTCTGTTTATTGATTGCGCGTGTTGCAAAATCTTGGCTCGTGACAACAGGCCAACGCGCTCATCGACATAGGGTTGAGCGGCATTCCGAGGATTGGTGCCCGAAAACGCCGGTCTCGCCATTTGGCCTTAGGCGTACTCGCAATGTTCCGGTCGGAAAGTTTGGGTGATTTAAACAGCTAGTAGTGAGACGATGTCCTCGCAAGGGCGAGGAATTTGTCGATTATGGCTTATATCAAAGGTGAAGGCCGCAGCCAAGGCACACTGTTCCCCGAGGTGCTCGATGAGCTTGTGCCAGCCGATCATGTGTGTCGTGTCGTCGACGCGTTCGTCGGCACGCTGGCGATGACTGAGCTAGGCTTTGAGCGCGCAGTAGCAGCCGACACCGGTCGCCCCGGCTACGATCCACGCGATCTGTTGAAGTTATACCTATACGGCTACTTGAATCAGATTCGATCCTCGCGACGCTTGGAAGCCGAGTGTCTCCGTAACGTAGAGCTGATGTGGTTACTGGGACGACTCTATCCAGACCACAAGTCCATCGCGGAGTTCCGCCGCGTCCACCGCGAAGCGGTGACCGCAGCTGGCGCAACACTTGTCCGGTTTGCGAAGAGTTGCGGTTTGATTCGTGGAGAGTGGATCGCCATCGATGGCTCCAAGTTCCGCGCTGTGGCCAGCATCGACACTGTTCGCGAAAGGATCGCATTACAGCGTTATCTCGACAGTTTGGAGAAAGCGGACACAGAGCAGAAGACGATGATCGATCAATCCGCCGTACAAGCTGCACTCGACAAGCTGAAGCAAAATGCGGAGCCAGAGGCCGGCTTCATGTTGGTTCGTCAGCAAGCTCTCCCGGCCTACAACATCCAAACGGCCGTAGATACGGAACATGCGCTGATCGTCGCCCACGCCGTCGTTCTTGATGCCTCCGATATCCGTTGTCTGAAGCCTATGGCGGAGGCTGCGAAGGAAGCGATTGAAGCAAGCAGCTTCAAGGTGGTAGCGGACGCCGGTTACTCCAATGGAGAGCAGGTCGCTCACTGCGAAGCGGCGGGCATGGTTCCGTATGTTCCAGTCATGCGAACGGTGAACAACCAAGGCGACGGCAGTCTTTTCGGTCGCGCTGACTTCCACTACAACGCTGACACTGATTCGTATGTCTGTCCCGGCAACAAGACGCTTCTGCGCAAGCACACCAATCAAAAAGACCGTTACACCATGTACAAAGCTTCAGCCGCTGACTGTGGTGCCTGTTCTCTCAAGTCGCGCTGCACGCAGGCTCCGAGGCGTGGTCTAGCCCGCCACTTATATGAAGAAGCATTGAATCGTATGCAGGAACGAGTGACGCCAGAAGCGATGCGGTTGCGTCGATCCACCGTCGAGCACCCATTTGCGACGATCAAGTATCGAATATTCGGGCACCCGCGTCTCCTGCTACGTGGATTGTCCGGCGCGAAGGCTGAAATTGCTCTCGCGACAATGGCATACAACCTCAAGCGCATCACAAACGTGCTCGGTGCAGCTAAAGTGACAAGGACCCTTCACCAACTGTGACAGGGTGCCGCTCCAGGGCTCACGATTCACAGTCTCGGGGAATCAGCGTGAACATTTCGTCGCTCCTCTCGCATCTCCTCAATTGTGTTTCGTAACGACCTCGAACGTCCCGCATGTAAATATCGCTCATTATTAGTGACGCTTAATGTAATTCTCACTCTCTTTACATGCTCGTTTCTTTACATA
This DNA window, taken from Edaphobacter lichenicola, encodes the following:
- a CDS encoding RICIN domain-containing protein, which encodes MQLPTGTPGNPTTISSSQLQGGFQDQYFFTNSSDGSLGMKDPGINCVTTPNSAHCRTELREMNADGSAASWFPSGTNKLDATLKVEDPGGSVVIGQVHLAGEKPLAELYYDSAGNIEIGVEQTTAGGNQLRTFLGQVPVGTLFSYEINYSNNQLSVSINGGTPFVLNTFGVGGLASYFKAGAYGQTTAPSDVHFFKLQITHAGTINTNGWYKVVNVNSGLCADVFAFGTALGTSLDQWQCGNGQANQQWQLTPVGNGIYQVSSRFVAMSWNVTGGVGATGNQVPIQLWSYGGASNEQWQAVLLGADSNWNGIYKFIAQNSGLCLDVPSASKSDGQQLDQFSCNGTNAQAFTLVPVTPALGNPVAPTAAAPPPAPTPNPNAWYNVVNVNSGLCVDDLNFGTALGSVVDQWSCGNGQANQQWQLTPTGNGSYQVSSRLVAMSWNITGGTGATGNTTPIQLWSFGGASNEQWKAAYLSTDSNGNNVYQFIAENDGLCLDVPGASTSNGQQLDQFSCNGTNAQAFTLVQVNPAPGNPVAPTAAAPPPPPTPNPNAWYNVVNVNDGSCVDVFDWGTALGTRLDQWTCGNDQANQQWQLTPVGNGVYQVHSRFVTMSWNVTGGTGATGNQTPIQLWSYGGNSNEQWQAIFLRTDSDGNNVFKLIAQNSGLCLDVPGASNANGLQLDQFSCNGSNAQAFTLVPVTPSLGNPVAPTAAAPPPAPTPDPNAWYNVVNVNSGLCVDDLNFGTALGSVVDQWSCGNGQANQQWQLTPTGNGSYQVSSRFVAMSWDVTGGTGATGNQTPIQLWSYGGRSNEQWQAVYLRTDGNGNNVYNLIAQNSGLCLDVPGASNANGQQLDQFSCNGTNAQAFTLVQVNPAPGNPVAPTAPAPPPPPTPNPNAWYNVVNVNDGSCVDVFDWGTALGTRLDQWTCGNDQANQQWQLTSVGNGVYQVHSRFVAMSWNVTGGTGATGNQTPIQLWSYGGDSNEQWKAVYLWTDGNGNNVYRFVAQNDGLCLDVPGASNANGLQLDQFSCNGTNAQAFTLVQVNPAPGNPVAPTAAAPPPTSSPTPPPSSPPPSGPQKLPANSPIGPGAWAIQNVNSGLCLDVFGGQQTAGAALDQWPCGVGPSQQWWFSPASFFGISYNIEDGYGTIIDVAGGPSVTWNQAGIDLWTMNDQTNDQWVAVRLPSGAYNFVSVSSGKCLDVPFSSTSQGLRLDQYDCNGTNAQAFWVYPAPTSSAGGSSGGGSSGGNGPGGGCSIGPLGTACRQPD
- a CDS encoding 3-oxoacyl-ACP reductase family protein, producing the protein MTEKYGRSFTGKVALVAGGSRGIGEGIVRRLASDGAAVAFTYSNSEEKAKRLTSEIEAAGGKALPIKADSASADDIRAAVDQVVKELGELDIFVNNAGILIRGTVGTYSLEDLDRMLDINVRAAFIGIQEASEHMKNGGRIILIGSNTAVRTAFPGASVYSMTKAALVGLVRGAAIDLAPRAITVNNVQPGPTATDMSAPHAEAVKTLVPLGRMADVSEIAGFVSYLASDEAGFITGSSLTIDGGYIA
- a CDS encoding TetR/AcrR family transcriptional regulator — encoded protein: MARPKEFDQEKALHRAISVFSQKGFAATSTEDLMQAMDVGRQSMYDTFGDKRALFLKALEVYVAESVRAINLELQSPGSPLAAVRRALIQFAERKDLSSTDGCMGINAVCEFGMRDEEVTQITRSAGRLQRQTLMDTLRRAQLEGELDAPTDIESLADFFDSTLAGMRIAAKAGKTRPALKRIAVVASIVFAGTKLSIL
- a CDS encoding IS1182 family transposase codes for the protein MAYIKGEGRSQGTLFPEVLDELVPADHVCRVVDAFVGTLAMTELGFERAVAADTGRPGYDPRDLLKLYLYGYLNQIRSSRRLEAECLRNVELMWLLGRLYPDHKSIAEFRRVHREAVTAAGATLVRFAKSCGLIRGEWIAIDGSKFRAVASIDTVRERIALQRYLDSLEKADTEQKTMIDQSAVQAALDKLKQNAEPEAGFMLVRQQALPAYNIQTAVDTEHALIVAHAVVLDASDIRCLKPMAEAAKEAIEASSFKVVADAGYSNGEQVAHCEAAGMVPYVPVMRTVNNQGDGSLFGRADFHYNADTDSYVCPGNKTLLRKHTNQKDRYTMYKASAADCGACSLKSRCTQAPRRGLARHLYEEALNRMQERVTPEAMRLRRSTVEHPFATIKYRIFGHPRLLLRGLSGAKAEIALATMAYNLKRITNVLGAAKVTRTLHQL